TTTTGAGGTATTTATTAgtatatacaatatttattatcgctgaactgagtgatatgtttttctttttttttcctgatctgttatcacttggcctttcatccggtctcagattgtcgttgagttttgggacaccctttATAAGTATTAATGCAGAGTGATTTAATTCTGGAACATTACTTTAGAAACAGTCctacttttaatttcaaatgctAAGGTTCCTTTTTCAtcctaatatttattattatttactttcattCAACAGTCATCTATTGGTTTCAAAAAGCCCAGTAGTGGTGCCACTACTAAGTTATAGCGGCGCTGCTACTTGTTtctaaaagttaaataaaaactttttgaattacaCATTGTCGCCACAGTGGCGCCACTGTACCGCCATCCTTGACTTGACTTTAAGGCTGGAAATGCGGCCCGTCTGAGCATCTAGCTGAGCGTCTAGAGCCTAATTTGACGCCGCTTTTAAGGCGTTCGTTCCTCAACTTTCGTTGCCGAGGTTTCTACACCCCGTTATAATCAATATGTCTAGCTGTACATAAGGGGCTATGACGTCACAATGGCAACATcgaataaaactaattaaaataatacgctCGTTCAAAGCAATAGTGGATGAGTTAAGACTAAGTGAATACTTAATCAATCATTACCATTTATGATGTGAGACGTGTATTGTATTCTACAACTTATGGCAGGCAACCTGCTAAAAATCGATTAAATGGTAAACCCCCTTTATTTCGCGGGTGCGATTCCTGCGAAAGAACAAGGATTAGTGTGAACCACCAATGCTTGTCTTAAATCTGTCTGTTTGTGAAAGCATTGAATTCCTTAACGGGATacgtgttattttttaaatggcaaATGAAAAAAAGCCGCTTTATAGCTCACCCTTTTTcaggtttaagcattgatcaaaTAGATAAACATAAGATTTCTAGTCTTACCTGTAACCTTCTGGACAAGCAGGGAAGGTGAATTTGATGACAGGCACCAGGTCGACGTCCAGAGAATACTTGTCATTGCCCTCATCGTTGCGGATGTTCAGCGTGTAAGCTGGACCGGATTCCTTGTACGTCAGCAGGTATACATCACCGTTAACGGTCACCTGTAAATGTATATGTTGTTAGACGCTCgaggctaagctacaactgcacaagggATCGATCGTAGGAATATGCTGACGGATGGGTGGTCCTTCGTGTTTTGGGAGACACGTTAATttttgggtcccggctgttactaACACGctaagaagctagaaagtccgaCTTCTTACCAGTCAAACtagtccaggtaactgggtgtagaaagtcagataggcagtcgctccttgtaaaaccaTGACACTTAGCTGAAATCGGTTAGACTGGCCGACCGGCCGAAAAAAAACTTCATGTTCTGTCTCCACATTACCTTCATATCCATAATGTTCAGAGCCTTCTGTACGATCCCGTGCATCCACTGTCGGAACTTATTCTGAAGGAAGTATTTCTCCGAGTCCCGCCATTCGCGCGTCACCTTATGACACTTCTCCCAGTCCGGCTGTTTGTCCAAGTTGTCAAAGGCATTCgtaatttttagtttaacgAAGCCTGGTTGTTCGTTTTCAATGATGATTTCGCCATAATTGATTGGTAGCCGAATGACAATGTCCATATCGAATTCATCCATTCTGCCCACTTTGATGTTATCTGAGACGCTTCCGGCATACATAATCtggtaaatttaaaacaatataaaaaaactgcataattttttgttaatatacagtaaataaaaatatttgacaaaatatgtttacattCTTGCTGTACTTCTTGAAATAGTTGCACTGTTCGCCCATCTTCTGCTTGACTTGCTCGAAAACGCTTTTGAACACTTCTTGGGACTTTTTAAAGTCTTCATCTTTGATTGAAATGAATTGCTTAAACACCTCAGCTAAGTACAAATCCAAACTCTTCTTTTTGGTGCTCATTTTTCACTGTAATAGAAATAACTGCTAATTagtcaatttaaaattagaaaaataactaacaaGAATCAAAATGGAGTCAACCAGCGATAACGCCGTCATTTTGTCCTTTGCTTCATTTTAAAGCTATGAATCTTACAGTACTCAattcattgtttaaaaacaaagatgTGATATATTGGGTcgactttttaaattgatgagTTTCTCAATAGTAATTCGAATTCACGAATAATGTAATAGTTTTATGCCTTTTTCCTAGTTgagaattaaattctttactttaataattgaTCGTCATCATCAGCTGCTGTATATAGGCCTCTAGACTTAATATAAAGTCCAATACTACATAAATTTATAAAGTGTCTAAGTATTAATTGTTATCAATAATTCAATTATGTTTAtctttaaatactttgaaatagGTACTTGCTGCATCATGTAGctgtattataaatacgaagaaAGTGATAAGAACACTTATGTCAGTGCTATgttacaaatagttttatctgaccttttttttatttcaaaataattattttgagtgaATCTTTGACTGCTAAGTAACTCATAATCaactcattaattttaaaatgttcatcAAAGTATTTAACGAATTAATTAagaattacataattaaaacattgtttacttaatttaggtTTCATGTATTTGTGATAGTTATGATAAGAAATGTTGTTGACAATACAACTAAactgattatttatatttcctgtGCATGgaaattaaaactatataacACATTATCATTGGATGAACTGAGTTTCCTGTACCTATTATTTAAGCCTGCCCattcaatattcataatacataaaaactCATTGTAGGctctttttaatacttaatgttCCTTGTTATTCAGCCTTTTGACTGGCCATATAAGGATTACAATTCACAAGTATTTGCCCTATCCTGATACAATAGacaatgaaatatattcagCAGTTTTTTTGGCATGGTGAACTCCACCATACCATAAACTATACTTGTATATGGTTTGAATaaagaatttcaaaatgttgtattttcaaCACAAAACACTTGTATACCAAACTATAAACTCTATCTAGATTTTTAGTTCAGAAATACTTTTTAGGcagtttaaaaatgaatttgtttagaTTATTCGCATAATAGATCCAGAAGTAAATGGTATTTACAGATGACAAAccttgatatttaaatttgtaatgaataaattgaaataaagccaaaaataatattttcaaataatagttCCAGACTGCAAATTAAAGGCTTAATTCAAACAATAACTACTCAAAAACTGAAATTAAGTTGTTTagaaaccttttttaatatacctactgTATTGCATCAGGTTTTGTTACACTCTGTTTTACAAATAGTTATGAAAATAGAAATTCTAACtggaaatataaacatttaaccAAAGCATGCGGTTAACgtcaacataataatataatgtttggAAACATTGTTTATCCTTAGCTTTAGACTTGCCAACAGTCTCATATATCACCTATTTGCTTGGCAGAACTGAGATCTAGATATGAATAGCAGTCCATTGATCTCTGTTTTTGActaattatataaatctgtgcgcaattattttcattaatatctcATTAAAGATAAGGagttttaaaatatcaacaCTATTTTTACTTCACACTAaaaggttgaaaataaaaaaatgtcataaacaataattaatagtatttgtaacattacaaGATTgaaatacttacattaatttattaatcacAAATAGAATTTAACACACTAAGATGGTCACAcaacagttttgttttgtatgttgtCACATACAGTAAAGCAAAGTAAGAAACCAATCAAACAAAGCACCCATTTGCAAGAGGAAATTTCTCTGATGTAGTTATGGGCAGAATAGGGACTGCACTGCTATTTATAACTTGCTTCTACAAACCATAAATAGCCACAACACAGCTACTTAAAGAATTATGAGAcattttacatcatttaaattgataattactATGAAACCATTAACAAATGACACCCACTTAATGAATGCTTTAATTCTTTATCACTCAACTGATTacaagtacaataataatactgCTACTAACCaggattcagtttttttttttttcaagtcacTGCAAAAAGATTAAGGAACTCGGTTGACCGGTTCCGTGCGTCGTAATACGTTGTATGTGTGGCAGAATACTTCATGCTTCCTTCGGCTGCAACTTCACAAGCTAAAAAAGCCGGGATTTCCATGGAAGATAAGTAAGTGTTGGcgtattcaaaatcaaaagtgtaCATTAATCGTATATTACTAAGACGCAAAATATCGTAAAACTCTTTTCTATTAGTTCCGAATGCGTATATATTAGTTAGATAtagttaatatataaattagtaaACTACGTTAAATCCAATTTTATTCAACACAGAACACTTCTATTCCAAACGAAGTTTAGGCATCCCTATTAACCCTATCTACACAATAACTAAACTTTTTAGGGAGTTTAAGCAGGCATTTCTTTATATAATTTGCATAAAACAAATTCACACGCAAGAAAGTATTTACAGATGACAAAAACAGGTAAATTGTGTTGTGACATTTGAAACGACAATTAATGTGACTTTGACAGAAACAGCTGAAAAATTAGCGTAACCACagattatatttcattaaacaagttataaagtttttgaattattataataacctaAAGTACACTTAAGtcgaaattatttcttaatctatttgatttaattttaatttaaataaataccaggACTGTTTTATCTCCTTTGGCACTAATAGTAAATAGAATGAGAACTTGCGCGTTTGATACAAATCGGTCATTGTAATGCGTCTAATCTAAGCTTCGAgtatggcaaaaaaaaattacatacacaCTGAGTGTGACACATCAcaagtcatttttaaatttacttttgttttgaatgaaaataatttaagttcgtttttttttttcaagacatTGATCGTGTACACAATACGACATTACCGGCAAAACTTGTCAGCTCTCACTTCACGgcaataaagttcaatttcgtacaatTCAATGATCATGAGTATGGTCTGGCAGCTATAAATGTGcagaaacaattttaatctaataaaattataatacaactCCTTCTCGCATCGCTAAAATTACAACCCATTGTAAGTATGCAATAAGTAAAATTCTATGAAgtttgcataattatttttcattcctTACGTATCCACAATTTGGGGATATCCCCCAAATTAATCAGTATTGCCGCGTAATAATTTTCTACTAACTTGGTTGAATATGGTTTTCatttagaagttttatttttcgataTCATAACATTTCTTGtgattattaagtaatttttcttagttaattaattatttgtacacCAAATTGTTTGTAAACGGTTATATATATCGCAtcgaatgttaataaaatacaaaatccgAAAGTGACATTACTTTTagaagaatttttaattagtatctAGCCTTACTGACTTGCATAAATTTAGCCGGACAGTGCTGTAAATATTGGAGAATCGTTTGAGTTTTCACATTTTAACTTACGAAGTGCAAGTGCACAGAGTTCATTGTGTTTCGTTGTAATCTTTTCGTAACTgcttttatttgataaatacctacatacaagaaggtaagcaaaaaaaaaacaaattatattattgtttatttatatttatatgcgTGGCATGTTTTATGGAAGGTAACTTATGGTCAGACTGTTTCATAAACACTCTGAATCACAGTGCAGTGAGAAGGTGTATAAGTAGgcaaagaaaatagtttttctagaacaagttttcatttaatatcaatGAACAGTAAATTAGAGTTGTCTAATGCCTTATctttatgtttaatatatttaattataattataatctatttttaaagataatgaaTATAGTGTGAAATGAAGTAGGTAACTACAACATTCTTTACCTTATTTGCTACTTAAGTAGtatagttaatataatattttattttattttaattttatgatgtatATTTATACATAGGTAACTATATCATTAGGTTGTTGAAAGAAGATTTATCCCTAGACTTCTTGCataaaactagtaaaaaaaggtatgaataaataaaatatgaattaaatatgtaggaattattaattattttatttaaataatatttaaaatatataatatttttttgtttaagcaacacattttactttatcaaattgtttgaaacaTATTCATATTATGATTCCTGActtgttaagttttaagttgTTATGAAAAACAATGGTCTGTTTGAAAGTGGTGTAATGATCAGATATATTGTGCGGGGTGGCCAGGGTACACGTGAAAGATAGGTAGTTTGGAAGAAAAATAAggtggcctttgcccagcacTGAGATCTAAAAcaggaaacataaaaaaaatataaaaaatttagtctgatatttttttcaagtataGAGTAACAGcatttgacttttttatcaCCAAATGTCTAAAAAATTTATGGAATATAAGGACCTACAAGTACTGTGGCTGTTACTGATCCATTTGTCAACTATATAATTATAGTTCTATTCAGTATATGATTGATCAGTGTTTATTCGGTTTACCCATCATAACCGGCACATCTTCAGAGTAATATTGACAAAACAATCACAAATGCCTTTAAGGAGAATTGTGcaatagaaattaaattgaagCAACATAAAATTAGGTGTAAGTTAAAACACTTAGTTTTTAAAgttctaaaaattaaatatcaaggaaatgttaataggtaggtacaaaTTAACTCAACTAAGTACCAATAAAGGTATTAGGTACTATTCCCAGCACCTCATAGGATCGTCGCACACGGGCCACCGGCCACAACTACAAAACGCCGATACAGGCATATTTACTGTAGTTTATAGGGACTTGCTGCATAAGGTTGAAGCTAGAGGTCGCCACACGCTACAAAACATTGCTCGCTCTTCTATATAAACTGCATAAAAGTATAGGAAATAGCCAGTGCCAGTAGCGGCGTTTTGTGGTTGTGGCCGGTGGCCCGTGTGCGGGATCCCATATTCccttgaaatatatattttttataaacttgtagTAAATTGTGTACCTACACTTTTTGACTTTCAGCGAAATGCCAAACGAGGACAGGAATAATACTAACAGGAATAATGAGAGGGATAATCAGTATTCGTCGTATGTGGCCGGAGCCGCGATGGGTCTAATCGGTGTTGCAGCCGGCGGCGCGCTGTACTACCTGACTCGTTCGCTGATGCCGACGTCAAGACCAGCTGCACAAGGAAACCCGCCGCCTGAAGACCAAGCGCCACTAAGGTCTGCGACATCGAGGCACTCCTCGACACCCAGAATCCAAGCCAATCCTACTGCATCCACGTCAAGAAAAAGTGACAATGATTCGATCTCATCGTATCTTAGTGATTTGATGAACAGAATTTCAACATCAAGGTAAGATTTCGACgacttccgtggtcgagtggcgtacgcaccagtttcaaggtgtcgctagctctaaggtcccgggttcgatccccggtcgggtcaatgtaaaaattcacatttctacattgtcgcGGGTCTgggtgctttagcaacttactttgggtacagaacaatgtatgtgatgttgtccgcatttatttatttttttattttttattttttatctcagaTAAATTGTAACAAGAATAAAACCGTCACTAGAGGCGCTAGTAGCAAGCAGAGTTTTTGAAAACAACTTCCTGCTTCTCAACATCTGCAAAATATGAAACCTTAAAAAACACATTATCTATTTCAGTGGAAGCCCAAGTGTAGCTTCGTCCAGTGTCAGAATCAGGGAGGTGCCTCCAGACAACCCCGTTATCACAAACTTGAACTCCCTGCTATCAGACATCCACGTGAGGTACATCAAACTGAAAGAGTTCGATCTCCACTACAAAGTATTCGACACCATTTTCCAAGATCTACACAAGAAAATGAAGGAAGTGGATCCGTATTACCGGAAATATTCAAGCACGGTAAGtgtttaggtattttaagaGTGCATGTTTTCTATTAAGACCATGCAAGTTTTATTGAACACAACAATTGTTTTCAGGTTCAATTTGCTGGCAGCCACTACGATAATTTGCGTATCAAGAAGCCTGACGAATTTGACATGGATATAGTTATTGGTTTGCCATTGAACATTAAAACAGATGCTATGAACCCAACTGGAAGCGACATTCTCATCGAGCCGACATCAGCTGGCTTCGTCCAGCTTAAGATGGGCGTCCAGTTCCAACGGCTGCCGATGAGAGACAAGGAAGAATGGCTGATCAACAGAGCCGCGTATGAATGGAAGGATGACTCTAACTACCTCCTTCGGTCAAAATTCAACGATTGGTTCAAAAGTGTTGTGAACAAGGCATTAAACAAATTCGAGGTGTCTGGCAACCGACCTCTGTATTACGTCGAAGGCGTGCCTTACATTATTGACAAATCTGAGTCTGGTCCGGCTATGACGCTTCTGATTAGCAACAAATCTAGAAACTTCAAACTGGACGTCGATCTTGTGCCGTGCCTCAAGTTTCCGGAAGATCGGTGGCCCATCGGTAAGAGCTATCGGCAAATCCCACAAAAATGCAAGAAAGACTATTGGATGGTCGTCGGCAAGCCCAACAAGGAGTCTCCTAGCGTGCTCGGACAGCTGAGGTCCTGGCGTTTGGCTCTTCATAACCAGGAGAGGGAATTAATGCACAATTCTTACAACTTACGACAAGCTATTCGACTGGTGAGTAAACCTTATGCTTTCTAAAACTTTAATACGGAATTATCAAAAATGCACGCCATAACTAGGACTAGGTGTTACCTTTGTCGTAGAACCACATCCATCTATTGCGCACGACCTAGATACATCGATgaacaatatatatttaatcaaaacatcAGATATTGTACATCCGGCtgataataatgattatttttgacACAGATCACggaattttgtttacatttgatACGCattttttgacataataattaGACTTTTACTCCCGGAACTAGTCTAATCACACCGTGCACCGTGTCTATGTTTTAAACTGACTTCATAATTTTTGTTCTTGCAATCATTTGTTAATTGCCTTCACTAAAGACTAAATTATTTCAGGTGAAAAAGCTAAGGGACTCGTTGGGAATGAAAAAGATTGCAAGTTACTACATCAAGACCCTATTTTATTGGGATGTAGTCGAAATCAATGACCCAGAATATTGGAGGAGGAACAATCCCGCGACATTGTTCAAACTGATGGTTGGGAAACTGCACCAGGCTTTAGTGGTGGGGAAAATCCCTTACTTCTGGAATAAGGACAACAATCTGATTGGCAATGTTGACAGGAAGGTCCTCAATGAATACTTGTTGAAACTAGTGCCGCTTATAGATATCCTGGACCAACCGGATAAATACAAGATGGTCGCTAAGTATCTGTTGACGCCGGAAGAGTTTGCCGATTACAATAGAAAGTTTCTACACATTTGAAGATACTTAACTCGATAAAGTATTAAGAGATGTTGATTTAGACGTGCTATAAAAGtgatacatatatttaaattatttatctctttgaagtttttatacaaaatctgaaatgtatattttataacgtTTTACATACTTTGTGTAAGGGCAATTGCCTCTGACAGTACTCGATATTAAGTTGCCGTTATGGCTCGCATTGTGTTGGTCACCTTATCACAGCACAGATCGAGTGCTAAATGTCACcaaaagcgtttgtgtgatccacgaaagcttgtcctgttCAGGTTGTGAATCCCCCGTGACAAAAGGATCGAATTATTAGActtaatctaatattaaaaatctaatgtttagtccatcagacagtttttcataaaatattgaatacgtatttttattttatcatatcattCAGAAATCTGTCTGTTCAAGGTTAAAATTAAGtactcaaataatatttttgcatcacattttttttgataagatttaGCCTTAATTAGCcgtaatttaagtatttaggATTTGGACCATTTGAAGTAAGCTACATTTTAGTAAATAGATTTGACGTTAAAATAGGCCTTAAAAACATGTGCATAATATGATTGTGAAGCAGATTTTTTAACGATTATTTTTTGTCAGCTGATTTAATTAGATGACTAACGAACGACATGACATTTGCTTACACAGTACTTTACACTTGACAgttgaaaattcaatttaaattatgtgcAGCTAAAAAAAAGCAAGCTATTGCCTGCCTATCTGCCTATGATATTGTATGTTAGTTaagattcatatttttatgacattgCATTTTTTAAGGTAGCAATTTTATACACATAGATGTTTGTAATTCAGAGAAATACATGGAAATGTGAtatacgaatgcttgttctgagtctgggtatctatGGGctatgatttgaatgtttgtgaaacatggGAGTGTCTCAATTTGATACTGACTGTTAGTAATGTGAAgccgttttatttattagtcgTGTTAGTATTGTcataatagtataatatatagtatattttattaatattgtaatcaacatattttattctgacttgttaaaatactttatttataaattatatttgtacctatatttaaataaagaatattatagtGTGAAAATGAGTTTCTTTTTGAGCATCTATACAAAAAGagtgttttgtgtttatttattttttcatagaaatGTCTACTGCAAGTAAACTAACAATTACTTCCTTATCACTTtaccttataaaatattttaaagagtttttttttaaatatgtatatgctCGTATATTGAACGTATTCAGTCGATAAGCgacgattattttaatatcattcatattttaatttccgCAGCACTTTTGTGGCAGCAGTGACATTCATTTTCGAAATAAGTTTGTTACATTTAGGTTGGTCTACAAATACTGTTATCCAGTGGCGGCCTTAGGGGGTGGCGAACAGGGCAATCGCCCGGGGCCTCGCTCTTGCGGGGGCCTCGCTCTTGCGGGGGCATCGCACCcctaaaattcaaataaagttagTTAACTAATTCATAAGTAAGACTATCTAAAACAAAGCTCGTTGATTTTTTGAAGTAGCAAGTACGCAGATCATTTTGTTAAGACCTTCCGCCCGGGGCCTCGCAATGGGTAAGGCCGCCGCTGCTGTTATCAAtgtataccaaaaataaaacatactcaAAATTTAGGGATTACCCGAACACTGTCCAGTGTTGCTGCGTCAAACGCATTTCTTCCAATTTAGAAGCTATATACTTGGCTTtattagcattttattttactattttttttattaagataggtaattaaatattctacCAATACATTGTGTGTAAATGGTTattcatctatactaatctatactaatatataaagttgaagagtttgtttgtttgtttgaacgcgctaatctcaggaactactggtccaaattgaaaaattctttttgtgttgaatagaccattcatcgaggaaggctttaggctataaaccatcacgctgcgactaataggagctaagatataatgtgaaagtgtgaaaaaaaccgggcaggtatacctaaatcataacttatatcttctacccaaggggacgaagtcgcggg
This is a stretch of genomic DNA from Trichoplusia ni isolate ovarian cell line Hi5 chromosome 6, tn1, whole genome shotgun sequence. It encodes these proteins:
- the LOC113495269 gene encoding uncharacterized protein LOC113495269 isoform X1 is translated as MPNEDRNNTNRNNERDNQYSSYVAGAAMGLIGVAAGGALYYLTRSLMPTSRPAAQGNPPPEDQAPLRSATSRHSSTPRIQANPTASTSRKSDNDSISSYLSDLMNRISTSSGSPSVASSSVRIREVPPDNPVITNLNSLLSDIHVRYIKLKEFDLHYKVFDTIFQDLHKKMKEVDPYYRKYSSTVQFAGSHYDNLRIKKPDEFDMDIVIGLPLNIKTDAMNPTGSDILIEPTSAGFVQLKMGVQFQRLPMRDKEEWLINRAAYEWKDDSNYLLRSKFNDWFKSVVNKALNKFEVSGNRPLYYVEGVPYIIDKSESGPAMTLLISNKSRNFKLDVDLVPCLKFPEDRWPIGKSYRQIPQKCKKDYWMVVGKPNKESPSVLGQLRSWRLALHNQERELMHNSYNLRQAIRLVKKLRDSLGMKKIASYYIKTLFYWDVVEINDPEYWRRNNPATLFKLMVGKLHQALVVGKIPYFWNKDNNLIGNVDRKVLNEYLLKLVPLIDILDQPDKYKMVAKYLLTPEEFADYNRKFLHI
- the LOC113495269 gene encoding uncharacterized protein LOC113495269 isoform X2, with translation MPNEDRNNTNRNNERDNQYSSYVAGAAMGLIGVAAGGALYYLTRSLMPTSRPAAQGNPPPEDQAPLRSATSRHSSTPRIQANPTASTSRKSDNDSISSYLSDLMNRISTSSGSPSVASSSVRIREVPPDNPVITNLNSLLSDIHVRYIKLKEFDLHYKVFDTIFQDLHKKMKEVDPYYRKYSSTVQFAGSHYDNLRIKKPDEFDMDIVIGLPLNIKTDAMNPTGSDILIEPTSAGFVQLKMGVQFQRLPMRDKEEWLINRAAYEWKDDSNYLLRSKFNDWFKSVVNKALNKFEVSGNRPLYYVEGVPYIIDKSESGPAMTLLISNKSRNFKLDVDLVPCLKFPEDRWPIGKSYRQIPQKCKKDYWMVVGKPNKESPSVLGQLRSWRLALHNQERELMHNSYNLRQAIRLVKKLRDSLGMKKIASYYIKTLFYWDVVEINDPEYWRRNNPATLFKLMVGKLHQALVVGKIPYFWNKDNNLIGNVDRKVLNEYLLKLVPLIDILDQPDKYKMVAKYLLTPEEFADYNRKFLHI